Proteins from a genomic interval of Streptococcus oralis:
- a CDS encoding polysaccharide biosynthesis protein yields MNKKLTDYVIDLVEILNKQQKQVFWGIFDILSMVVSIIVSYILFYGLINPAPVDYVIYTLLAFLLYQIIIAFWGLNASISRYSKITDFMKIFFGVTLSSVLSYGICYAFLPLFSIRFIVLFILLSTFLILLPRITWQLIYSKRKKGSGDGEHRRTFLIGAGDGGALFMNSYQHPTSELEIVGILDNDEKKKGQKLGGVPVLGSYDNLPELAKRHQIERVIVAIPSLDPSEYERILQMCNKLGVKCYKMPKVETVVQGLHQSGSGFQKIDITDLLGRQEIRLDESRLGAEITGKTILVTGAGGSIGSEICRQISRFNPERIVLLGHGENSIYLIYHELIRKFQGIDYVPVIADIQDYDRLLQVFEQYKPAIIYHAAAHKHVPMMERNPKEAFKNNILGTYNVAKAVDEAKVPKMVMISTDKAVNPPNVMGATKRVAELIVTGFNQRSKSTYCAVRFGNVLGSRGSVIPVFERQIAEGGPVTVTDFRMTRYFMTIPEASRLVIHAGAYAKDGEVFILDMGKPVKIYDLAKKMVLLSGHTESEIPIVEVGIRPGEKLYEELLVSTELVDNQVMDKIFVGKVNVMPLEAIDQKIEEFRSLSGDELKEAIISFANETTHVE; encoded by the coding sequence ATGAATAAAAAACTAACAGATTACGTGATTGATCTGGTTGAAATTTTAAATAAACAGCAAAAACAAGTATTTTGGGGGATATTCGACATTCTGAGTATGGTGGTTTCCATCATCGTATCTTATATCTTGTTTTATGGCCTTATAAATCCTGCGCCTGTGGATTATGTGATCTACACTCTTTTAGCCTTCCTTCTCTATCAAATCATAATTGCATTTTGGGGGCTGAATGCTAGTATTAGTCGCTACAGTAAGATTACGGATTTTATGAAAATCTTTTTTGGAGTGACGCTCAGTAGTGTTCTTTCTTATGGAATCTGCTATGCCTTTCTTCCATTATTTTCTATCCGTTTCATCGTGCTCTTCATTTTGTTGAGTACCTTCCTCATCTTGCTTCCTCGCATCACCTGGCAGTTGATTTATTCCAAACGTAAAAAGGGTAGTGGAGATGGAGAGCATCGCCGTACCTTCTTGATTGGTGCGGGAGATGGTGGCGCCCTTTTTATGAATAGCTACCAACATCCAACCAGTGAGCTTGAGATAGTGGGGATTTTGGATAACGATGAAAAGAAAAAAGGGCAAAAACTGGGTGGAGTCCCAGTCTTAGGCTCTTATGACAATCTACCTGAATTGGCCAAACGTCACCAAATCGAGCGTGTTATCGTAGCAATCCCTTCGCTTGATCCATCAGAGTATGAACGTATCTTGCAGATGTGTAATAAACTAGGTGTCAAATGTTACAAGATGCCTAAAGTTGAGACAGTTGTTCAAGGTTTACATCAATCGGGTAGTGGTTTCCAAAAAATTGATATCACAGACCTCTTGGGCCGTCAGGAAATTCGCCTTGACGAATCACGTCTGGGTGCAGAAATTACAGGTAAGACCATCTTGGTGACAGGAGCTGGTGGTTCGATTGGTTCTGAAATTTGTCGCCAGATTAGCCGCTTCAACCCAGAGCGTATCGTCTTGCTCGGTCATGGTGAAAATTCAATCTACCTTATTTATCATGAGTTGATTCGTAAATTCCAAGGGATTGATTATGTTCCTGTCATTGCAGATATTCAGGATTATGATCGTCTTTTACAAGTGTTTGAACAGTACAAACCAGCTATCATCTACCATGCTGCAGCACACAAACATGTTCCAATGATGGAGCGCAATCCAAAAGAAGCCTTCAAGAACAATATCCTCGGGACCTACAATGTTGCCAAGGCTGTTGATGAGGCCAAAGTACCTAAGATGGTCATGATTTCGACTGACAAGGCGGTCAATCCACCGAATGTTATGGGGGCGACTAAGCGCGTGGCAGAGTTGATTGTTACTGGCTTTAACCAACGTAGTAAATCAACCTACTGTGCAGTTCGTTTTGGGAATGTTCTCGGTAGCCGTGGTAGTGTGATTCCTGTCTTTGAACGTCAGATTGCTGAAGGTGGTCCTGTAACGGTGACAGACTTCCGTATGACCCGTTACTTTATGACCATTCCAGAAGCTAGCCGTCTGGTTATCCATGCTGGTGCTTATGCCAAGGACGGAGAAGTCTTTATCCTTGATATGGGCAAACCAGTCAAGATCTATGACTTGGCTAAGAAAATGGTCCTTCTAAGCGGGCACACGGAAAGTGAAATTCCAATCGTTGAGGTCGGTATCCGACCAGGTGAAAAACTCTATGAAGAACTCTTGGTTTCGACCGAATTGGTTGATAACCAAGTCATGGATAAGATTTTCGTTGGTAAGGTTAACGTCATGCCTCTAGAAGCCATCGATCAGAAGATTGAAGAATTCCGTTCACTCAGCGGAGATGAGCTCAAAGAAGCGATTATTTCCTTTGCAAATGAGACAACCCACGTTGAGTAA
- a CDS encoding glycosyltransferase yields MPEKQKISVLMSVYVKESPTFLRDAIKSVQNQTLKPSELVLVEDGPLTPELYQVLDEVEAQSDIPVKRCPLEQNQGLGLALRYGVLQCQYDIIARMDTDDLAVPDRFEKQLQLMEKEDLDLLGGQIAEFIDNPDEIVSYRRVPTQHADIVAYQRMRSAFNHMTVMFKKDMVLKAGNYEDGLYMEDDLLWLNMITAGAKTGNLDQILCKVRVGSGMFERRGGLRYLKFYRQARQRMLERGQISYMEYAKSIFIQAIVALCPGFVRQFIFVKLLRKSK; encoded by the coding sequence GTGCCTGAAAAGCAAAAAATCAGCGTCTTGATGTCGGTCTATGTAAAGGAAAGCCCGACGTTTTTGAGAGATGCTATCAAAAGTGTTCAAAATCAAACCTTGAAACCGAGTGAACTTGTTCTTGTTGAGGATGGGCCCCTCACGCCAGAGCTCTATCAGGTGCTAGATGAAGTGGAAGCTCAGTCAGACATTCCAGTGAAACGGTGCCCCTTAGAGCAAAATCAAGGTTTAGGCTTGGCTCTTCGATACGGTGTTTTACAGTGTCAGTATGACATTATTGCACGGATGGATACGGACGATTTAGCCGTTCCGGATCGTTTTGAGAAACAGCTTCAGCTAATGGAGAAAGAAGATCTCGATCTCTTAGGTGGGCAGATTGCAGAGTTCATTGACAATCCAGATGAGATTGTGTCTTATCGTCGTGTTCCAACTCAGCACGCAGACATTGTGGCTTATCAGAGAATGAGAAGTGCTTTTAACCATATGACAGTCATGTTCAAAAAGGACATGGTCCTCAAGGCGGGCAACTACGAAGACGGGCTTTATATGGAGGATGATCTCCTTTGGCTCAATATGATTACGGCAGGTGCCAAGACTGGCAACCTAGATCAAATCTTGTGTAAGGTTCGCGTAGGTTCCGGGATGTTTGAGCGTCGAGGTGGCTTGCGTTACCTTAAATTCTATCGTCAAGCTCGCCAACGGATGCTGGAGCGAGGGCAAATTTCTTACATGGAATATGCTAAAAGTATATTCATTCAGGCAATTGTTGCACTTTGTCCAGGTTTTGTACGTCAGTTTATCTTTGTCAAACTTTTAAGAAAGAGCAAGTAA
- a CDS encoding CynX/NimT family MFS transporter, which translates to MKKQSLFFILGIVLIGTVLRSPFTALPTILGDIAQGLGVEVSSLGILTSLPLLMFALFSAFASRLAQKIGLEHLFTYCLLLLTVGSAIRIFNLPLLYLGTLIIGASIAIFNVLLPSMIQANQPQKISFLTTLYVTAMGISTAIASYLSVPITQASSWKGLILVLSFLCLVTLLIWLPNHRHNHYLEGQKEKQVKENILKSKDVWAIIIFGGLQSLLFYTNMTWLPTIAISAGLSNKDAALLASIFSLISIPFSMTVPSLTTHLSDGHRRIMLTIISIAGMTGIAMLLYPSSSFLYWLVVHLLIGTACSALFPYLMVCFSLKTSSPEKTAQLSGLAQTGGYILAAFGPTLFGYSFELFQSWIPAVLALLVIDIIMTVSLFMVDRADKIL; encoded by the coding sequence ATGAAAAAACAATCACTCTTTTTTATCCTAGGAATTGTCTTAATCGGGACTGTTTTACGCTCTCCTTTCACTGCTCTTCCAACCATTTTAGGAGATATCGCTCAAGGACTAGGAGTGGAGGTTAGTTCTCTTGGGATTTTAACCAGTCTCCCTCTCTTGATGTTTGCTCTTTTCTCTGCTTTTGCAAGCCGCTTGGCTCAAAAAATCGGGTTGGAACACCTCTTCACTTACTGTCTCCTCCTCTTAACTGTTGGCTCTGCCATTCGGATTTTCAATCTTCCCCTTCTCTATCTAGGAACTCTAATCATCGGAGCGAGCATCGCCATTTTCAATGTACTCCTCCCAAGTATGATCCAGGCAAATCAACCTCAAAAAATCAGTTTCCTAACAACTCTCTATGTCACTGCCATGGGAATTTCGACAGCCATCGCTTCTTATCTATCCGTCCCTATCACCCAAGCCAGTTCTTGGAAAGGACTGATCCTCGTTCTCAGCTTTCTCTGTCTGGTCACTCTGCTAATCTGGTTGCCAAATCATCGCCACAACCACTACCTAGAAGGCCAAAAAGAAAAGCAAGTCAAAGAAAACATTCTAAAAAGTAAAGATGTCTGGGCCATCATTATCTTTGGTGGTCTTCAGTCCTTGCTCTTTTATACGAACATGACCTGGCTGCCAACGATTGCTATTAGTGCTGGTCTTTCTAATAAAGATGCGGCCCTCCTCGCTTCTATCTTCTCGCTGATCAGCATTCCTTTTTCAATGACTGTTCCAAGTCTGACGACTCATCTGTCAGACGGCCACCGTCGAATCATGCTAACAATTATCTCTATCGCTGGGATGACAGGAATTGCCATGCTCTTGTATCCAAGTAGCAGTTTCCTCTACTGGTTAGTCGTCCACCTCTTGATTGGAACGGCCTGCAGCGCCCTCTTCCCCTACCTCATGGTTTGTTTTTCTCTTAAAACCAGTTCGCCTGAAAAGACGGCTCAGCTATCAGGACTAGCGCAAACAGGGGGCTACATCTTAGCAGCTTTTGGTCCTACCTTGTTTGGTTACAGTTTTGAACTTTTCCAATCTTGGATCCCAGCTGTCCTTGCCCTTCTAGTCATCGATATCATCATGACCGTCTCACTCTTTATGGTGGATCGGGCTGATAAGATTCTTTAA
- a CDS encoding PadR family transcriptional regulator, whose amino-acid sequence MYFPTSSALIEFLILAVLEQGDSYGYEISQTIKLIANIKESTLYPILKKLEASGFLTTYSREFQGRMRKYYSLTNRGVEQLVTLKEEWTLYTDTVNGIIEGSIRHDKN is encoded by the coding sequence ATGTACTTCCCAACATCCTCTGCCTTGATTGAGTTTCTCATCTTGGCTGTACTGGAGCAGGGGGATTCTTATGGTTATGAGATTAGTCAAACCATTAAACTCATCGCCAATATCAAAGAATCTACGCTCTATCCCATTCTCAAAAAATTGGAAGCCAGTGGCTTTCTGACCACCTACTCTAGAGAGTTTCAGGGGCGTATGCGCAAATACTACTCCTTAACCAATCGGGGCGTAGAGCAGCTCGTTACTCTAAAGGAAGAGTGGACGCTCTATACCGACACCGTCAACGGCATCATAGAAGGGAGTATCCGCCATGACAAGAACTGA